A genome region from Nocardioides cynanchi includes the following:
- the secD gene encoding protein translocase subunit SecD has protein sequence MARSSARPGRTVTVFFLGLAIAYALVALIGTWKPALGLDLEGGTQITLIAKGNVTKDNLQQAADIIDQRVNGSGVTEATVNTQGSNEIVVQVPGASQNNLLSLVTQVAQLRFRLVAQVSPTTGTTTPPTTGASPSASPGSGVLLPSSSSSPKAPSTSKPSGKNTGKNRAPFVLGKHHKNKTPKSTSTKAPKPSSSPTGTPTTAPATGPTSTSQVNYTAANRASFQDGLAWQTNPDPQSVEVYNNYTCPTTKPVVDDPALPLVTCQGSQKYLLSPALIEGTQITSASAAAPGSSQGQVLWTVNIQLDSSGAATERKLSAAMAGDQTKLFAIVLDGKVISAPYYKGVIPNGQSEISGNFNEGSAKSLATSLKYGALPITFDQTKTTNQVIGPSLAGDQLKAGLTAGIAGLILVMIYCLLYYRGLGLVVIASLLVAGATTYALVLLLAKSAGFTLTLPGIAGLIVAVGITADSFIVFFERIRDEMRGGKSMRVAVEAGWIRARATCLAADAVTILAAVVLYIFAAGVVKGFAFALGLSTLIDLAVFFWFTHPMVSWLARFPFFNKGHRLSGLDAENLGLDRLPAGGRA, from the coding sequence ATGGCACGCAGCAGCGCTCGCCCGGGACGCACCGTGACGGTGTTCTTCCTCGGCCTGGCGATCGCCTACGCCCTGGTCGCCCTGATCGGGACCTGGAAGCCCGCTCTGGGTCTCGACCTCGAAGGCGGCACCCAGATCACGCTGATCGCCAAGGGCAACGTCACCAAGGACAACCTCCAGCAGGCTGCCGACATCATCGACCAGCGGGTGAACGGCTCCGGGGTCACCGAGGCGACCGTGAACACCCAGGGCAGCAACGAGATCGTGGTCCAGGTGCCCGGTGCCAGCCAGAACAACCTGCTCAGCCTGGTGACCCAGGTCGCCCAGCTGCGCTTCCGCCTGGTCGCCCAGGTCTCCCCGACCACCGGCACCACCACGCCGCCGACGACCGGGGCCTCGCCGAGCGCGTCGCCCGGCTCCGGCGTGCTGCTCCCGTCGTCGTCGTCCTCACCCAAGGCACCTTCGACCTCGAAGCCCTCGGGCAAGAACACCGGCAAGAACCGTGCGCCGTTCGTGCTCGGCAAGCACCACAAGAACAAGACCCCGAAGTCCACCAGCACCAAGGCGCCCAAGCCCAGCTCGTCGCCGACCGGGACGCCGACGACGGCACCGGCCACCGGGCCGACCTCGACCTCCCAGGTGAACTACACGGCCGCCAACCGGGCGTCCTTCCAGGACGGCCTGGCGTGGCAGACCAACCCCGACCCGCAGTCGGTGGAGGTCTACAACAACTACACGTGTCCGACCACCAAACCCGTCGTCGACGACCCCGCCCTTCCGCTCGTGACCTGCCAGGGCAGCCAGAAGTACCTCCTCTCGCCGGCCCTGATCGAGGGCACCCAGATCACCTCGGCCTCGGCCGCGGCACCCGGCAGCAGCCAGGGCCAGGTGCTGTGGACGGTGAACATCCAGCTCGACAGCTCCGGTGCCGCCACCGAGCGCAAGCTGTCGGCGGCGATGGCCGGAGACCAGACCAAGCTCTTCGCGATCGTGCTCGACGGCAAGGTGATCTCTGCCCCTTACTACAAGGGCGTGATCCCCAACGGGCAGTCGGAGATCAGCGGGAACTTCAACGAAGGCAGCGCCAAGAGCCTGGCCACGAGCCTGAAGTACGGCGCCCTGCCGATCACCTTCGACCAGACCAAGACCACCAACCAGGTGATCGGCCCCTCGCTGGCCGGTGACCAGCTCAAGGCCGGTCTCACCGCCGGCATCGCCGGGTTGATCCTGGTGATGATCTACTGCCTGCTCTACTACCGCGGCCTCGGGCTGGTCGTGATCGCCTCCCTGCTGGTCGCCGGCGCCACGACGTACGCCTTGGTGCTGCTGCTGGCCAAGAGCGCCGGCTTCACCCTGACCCTGCCCGGCATTGCCGGCCTGATCGTGGCGGTCGGCATCACCGCCGACTCCTTCATCGTGTTCTTCGAACGCATCCGGGACGAGATGCGGGGCGGCAAGTCGATGCGGGTGGCCGTCGAGGCCGGCTGGATCCGGGCCCGGGCCACCTGTCTGGCGGCGGACGCGGTGACGATCCTGGCGGCGGTGGTGCTCTACATCTTCGCGGCCGGTGTGGTGAAGGGCTTCGCGTTCGCCCTGGGGCTGTCCACGCTGATCGACCTCGCGGTGTTCTTCTGGTTCACCCACCCGATGGTGTCGTGGCTGGCGAGGTTCCCGTTCTTCAACAAGGGCCACCGGCTCTCCGGGCTCGACGCGGAGAACCTCGGCCTCGATCGGCTTCCGGCTGGAGGGAGGGCCTGA
- the secF gene encoding protein translocase subunit SecF codes for MGKFSRLGNDLYSGRRSIDFVGRRHLWYAISGVIIIAAVLGLWFRGLNFGIEFVGGAEYTVTMPSGQATQANADKLRTAVADTGIPAAKQVVVTTAGTNSILVQTEPLNPTESNTISATIEQTVGVTKAQLSIDEIGPSWGKEVAKRSITGLFVFLILVVLFIWAYFRQWKMSFAAIVALIHDLVITVGIYALSGFEVTPATVTGVLTILGFSLYDTVVVFDKVRENTKNLKASHQTYAEAANLAVNQTLVRSINTSIVALIPVGAILYVGAVQLGSGPLKDLALALFVGMAAGAYSSIFIATPMLAHMKSREAGVQEHEKRLKVRRRHEADRYASVPTFTDDMAVGTDPDAVPVAGAPAAATSGGNRPTPSTEALGRGRVVPPARGPVRPSGASGRVQPTRQAKSKRGKK; via the coding sequence ATGGGCAAGTTCAGCCGCCTCGGCAACGACCTGTACTCCGGTCGCAGGTCGATCGACTTCGTCGGCCGTCGCCATCTCTGGTACGCCATCTCCGGCGTGATCATCATCGCCGCCGTGCTGGGGCTGTGGTTCCGCGGCCTCAACTTCGGCATCGAGTTCGTCGGAGGTGCCGAGTACACCGTCACCATGCCGTCCGGGCAGGCGACGCAGGCCAACGCCGACAAGCTCCGGACCGCCGTCGCCGACACCGGCATCCCCGCCGCCAAGCAGGTCGTCGTCACCACCGCCGGGACCAACTCGATCCTGGTCCAGACCGAGCCGCTCAACCCGACCGAGAGCAACACGATCTCGGCGACCATCGAGCAGACGGTCGGCGTCACCAAGGCCCAGCTCTCGATCGACGAGATCGGGCCGAGCTGGGGCAAGGAAGTCGCGAAACGCTCGATCACCGGTCTGTTCGTCTTCCTGATCCTGGTGGTGCTCTTCATCTGGGCGTACTTCCGGCAGTGGAAGATGTCGTTCGCGGCGATCGTCGCGCTGATCCACGACCTCGTGATCACGGTGGGGATCTATGCCCTGTCGGGCTTCGAGGTGACACCCGCCACGGTGACCGGCGTGCTGACCATCCTCGGCTTCTCGCTCTACGACACCGTGGTGGTCTTCGACAAGGTGCGGGAGAACACCAAGAACCTCAAGGCCTCCCACCAGACCTACGCCGAGGCGGCCAACCTGGCGGTCAACCAGACCCTGGTCCGCTCGATCAACACCTCGATCGTGGCGCTGATCCCGGTCGGCGCGATCCTGTACGTCGGCGCGGTCCAGCTGGGCTCCGGTCCGCTGAAGGACCTCGCGCTCGCGCTGTTCGTGGGAATGGCGGCCGGGGCCTACTCCTCGATCTTCATCGCCACCCCGATGCTGGCCCACATGAAGTCGCGTGAGGCCGGCGTCCAGGAGCACGAGAAGCGCCTCAAGGTGCGGCGCCGGCACGAGGCCGACCGCTACGCCTCGGTCCCGACCTTCACCGACGACATGGCGGTCGGCACCGACCCCGACGCCGTGCCCGTGGCCGGGGCGCCGGCAGCAGCCACCAGCGGCGGCAACCGTCCGACGCCCTCGACCGAGGCACTCGGTCGCGGACGCGTCGTACCCCCTGCTCGGGGGCCGGTCCGGCCGAGCGGCGCCAGCGGGCGGGTCCAGCCCACCCGGCAGGCGAAGTCCAAGCGCGGCAAGAAGTGA
- a CDS encoding adenine phosphoribosyltransferase translates to MTGPGADEAAGILKRLVVDVPDYPSPGVVFKDITPMLADPAAFARVIEALAEAGRGADGRPGVEHVVGMEARGFILAAPVALALGAGFVPVRKAGKLPRATFSQSYALEYGEATLEVHRDAFAPGDRVLLVDDVLATGGTVAATRRLVEECGAVAVGVAVLMDLSFLPGREAIGDLPLTSLLTV, encoded by the coding sequence GTGACGGGTCCGGGCGCCGACGAAGCAGCCGGGATCCTGAAGCGGCTGGTCGTCGACGTCCCGGACTACCCGAGCCCGGGCGTGGTGTTCAAGGACATCACCCCGATGCTCGCCGACCCCGCTGCCTTCGCCCGCGTGATCGAGGCCCTGGCCGAGGCCGGACGCGGAGCCGACGGCCGACCTGGCGTGGAGCATGTGGTGGGCATGGAGGCCCGCGGGTTCATCCTCGCGGCACCGGTGGCGCTCGCGCTCGGCGCCGGGTTCGTGCCGGTCCGCAAGGCCGGCAAGCTGCCGCGGGCGACCTTCTCGCAGTCCTACGCCCTGGAGTACGGCGAGGCCACCCTCGAGGTGCACCGCGACGCGTTCGCCCCCGGTGACCGGGTCCTGCTGGTGGACGACGTGCTGGCGACCGGCGGGACGGTCGCCGCCACACGACGGCTGGTCGAGGAGTGCGGTGCCGTGGCCGTCGGCGTGGCGGTCCTGATGGACCTGAGCTTCCTGCCCGGGCGCGAGGCGATCGGCGACCTCCCGCTGACCAGCCTGCTGACCGTCTGA
- a CDS encoding response regulator transcription factor has product MSGDLSPSEPVQPPRRRIRLAIVDDYAVVVAGIATLLADENVDVVETGASLPVISDVDVVLYDTFGQVQGRGVDLEEVVAHSGAKVVIYSWNLRHNLIKKAIASGASGYLSKVLTGPVIVEALERIMTGETVILTGDHETSVGGVGDWPGRLEGLSSREAEVIALIASGLNNQEIADRACLSLNTIKTYIRSAYRKIGVERRPQAVLWAVENGFQHDTERTLDAALRVRPTAR; this is encoded by the coding sequence GTGAGCGGCGACCTCAGTCCCTCCGAGCCAGTTCAGCCCCCACGGCGGCGGATTCGCCTGGCCATCGTGGACGACTACGCAGTGGTGGTGGCAGGGATCGCCACGCTCCTCGCGGACGAGAACGTCGACGTGGTCGAGACCGGTGCGTCGCTGCCCGTCATCAGCGATGTCGACGTCGTCCTCTACGACACGTTCGGTCAGGTGCAGGGCCGGGGCGTCGACCTCGAGGAGGTCGTCGCCCACAGCGGTGCGAAAGTCGTCATCTACAGCTGGAACCTCCGTCACAACCTGATCAAGAAGGCGATCGCGAGCGGAGCCAGCGGCTATCTCTCCAAGGTGCTGACCGGACCGGTGATCGTCGAGGCCCTGGAGCGGATCATGACGGGCGAGACGGTGATCCTGACCGGAGACCATGAGACCAGCGTCGGCGGCGTCGGGGACTGGCCGGGCAGGCTGGAGGGGTTGTCGTCGCGCGAAGCCGAGGTGATCGCGCTCATCGCGAGCGGCCTGAACAACCAGGAGATAGCCGACCGGGCCTGCCTCAGCCTGAACACGATCAAGACCTACATCCGATCGGCGTACCGCAAGATCGGGGTCGAGCGGCGGCCCCAGGCGGTGCTGTGGGCAGTGGAGAACGGCTTCCAGCACGACACCGAGCGCACGCTCGATGCCGCCCTTCGCGTTCGCCCGACGGCCAGGTAG
- a CDS encoding class I SAM-dependent methyltransferase: protein MRHRARKLIPIASDGHSCVGVDRSSAMLAEARRKADDRGAVVEWVPGDMTAFDLGRTFDLVFITANSLLHLHEIDDLVSCFRSVRRHLAPGAQFVFDVFNPSVNVLAGADGRRRTRESLSFIDPDRGRVNVDVAETYDALAQVTRGTWHLWTDSEPDLLVAPLEIRSIFPQELPLLLALGGLRLVSRVGDWSGAPFSSDAPLQLCVCEPA from the coding sequence CTGCGGCACCGGGCGCGCAAGCTGATCCCGATCGCGTCCGACGGGCACTCGTGCGTCGGTGTGGACCGGTCCTCGGCCATGCTCGCCGAAGCGCGTCGCAAGGCGGACGACCGCGGCGCGGTGGTGGAGTGGGTGCCGGGCGACATGACGGCCTTCGACCTGGGTCGCACCTTCGACTTGGTGTTCATCACGGCCAACTCCCTGTTGCACCTGCACGAGATCGACGACCTGGTGAGCTGCTTCCGGTCTGTACGACGACATCTGGCACCGGGAGCGCAGTTCGTCTTCGACGTGTTCAACCCGAGCGTGAACGTGCTGGCCGGGGCCGACGGCCGTCGGCGAACCAGGGAGTCGCTGTCGTTCATCGATCCGGATCGCGGCCGGGTCAACGTCGACGTCGCGGAGACCTACGACGCCCTGGCGCAGGTGACGCGCGGGACGTGGCACCTGTGGACCGACTCCGAGCCCGACCTGCTGGTCGCACCGCTCGAGATCAGGAGCATCTTCCCCCAGGAGCTGCCGCTCCTGCTCGCGCTGGGCGGCCTTCGGCTCGTCAGCCGAGTCGGCGACTGGTCCGGTGCGCCGTTCAGCAGCGACGCACCCCTCCAGCTCTGCGTGTGCGAGCCCGCCTGA
- a CDS encoding 4a-hydroxytetrahydrobiopterin dehydratase: MSDRTASPPDPARTLTERELVDERLDDWRMLIDRLHASFDTGDFVRAVRLVDAITTAAEEMGHHPDLDLAYGRLDVRLISHDVGGVTSRDVALARTISELARAAGVTPHPERTSVLELGLDSADASEIRPFWAALLDYDTVEAWGEIQLHDATGRRASIWFQPTGPHDVPRQRWHLDLRVPPEVVEARIAAAIAAGGELVDDTAAPAFWVLADPQGNRACLTTWQGREP; encoded by the coding sequence GTGAGCGACCGGACCGCGTCCCCGCCCGACCCAGCCCGCACGCTGACCGAGCGGGAGCTGGTCGACGAACGGCTGGACGACTGGCGGATGCTGATCGACCGCCTGCACGCCAGCTTCGACACCGGCGACTTCGTCCGCGCGGTCAGGCTGGTCGACGCGATCACCACTGCCGCGGAAGAGATGGGCCACCATCCCGATCTCGACCTGGCCTACGGCCGGCTCGACGTCCGACTGATCAGTCACGACGTCGGTGGAGTGACCTCGCGCGACGTGGCGCTGGCCCGGACCATCAGTGAGCTCGCCCGGGCCGCCGGGGTCACGCCGCACCCGGAGCGCACCAGCGTGCTCGAGCTCGGCCTCGACTCGGCCGACGCGTCGGAGATCCGGCCGTTCTGGGCGGCGTTGCTCGACTACGACACGGTCGAGGCCTGGGGAGAGATCCAGCTCCACGACGCCACCGGGCGCCGGGCGTCGATCTGGTTCCAGCCGACCGGTCCCCACGACGTCCCGCGCCAGCGCTGGCACCTCGACCTGCGCGTCCCTCCCGAGGTGGTCGAGGCTCGCATCGCCGCCGCGATCGCAGCGGGCGGCGAGCTCGTCGACGACACCGCCGCGCCCGCGTTCTGGGTGCTCGCCGACCCGCAGGGCAACCGCGCCTGTCTGACCACCTGGCAGGGCCGCGAGCCGTAG